From the genome of Falco peregrinus isolate bFalPer1 chromosome W, bFalPer1.pri, whole genome shotgun sequence, one region includes:
- the LOC129783163 gene encoding uncharacterized protein LOC129783163, translating into MLFLRREGKWDEVSYADMFFTLRNHLEWQRDCGIIPPQDPMVLALERENKEGRSKLKRCCSSCSIGQRCTKADKVHQAPEQDLNDLFKPPPRARDQDADSEGASNPPDSPVSSRTQQKSALTILQAPLREAVGPDGGTMLIKVPFSTADLGEWRKIAKDYRRDPISVTRQFQFIVKQHNPDWNDIQLLLEYLTETEKQLVLKTAGNLAEDYYKITGGDVKEHFPLQDPKWDANRSAHMQRLQEYQEWILKGMERAIPKTINWSALYAVKQTPSESPSEFLDRLRDVMRRNTPLDSGSEVGIQQLVSLFLGQSTGDIRRKLQKLRSTEGRNLEILLDEAWRVFSNREE; encoded by the coding sequence ATGCTGTTCttgagaagagaagggaaatgggatGAAGTGTCATATGCAGATATGTTTTTCACTCTGCGAAACCATCTGGAGTGGCAAAGGGACTGTGGGATAATACCCCCACAGGACCCTATGGTACTTGCATTGGAGCGGGAAAATAAAGAGGGTAGAAGTAAATTGAAAAGATGCTGTTCTTCCTGCAGCATTGGGCAGAGGTGTACAAAGGCAGACAAGGTTCACCAAGCCCCAGAACAGGACTTAAATGACTTGTTTAAACCTCCCCCCCGGGCACGGGACCAGGATGCGGACTCAGAAGGAGCCTCAAATCCTCCTGATAGCCCTGTATCTTCCCGCACTCAGCAGAAGTCTGCCCTGACTATTTTACAAGCACCCCTCCGAGAGGCGGTGGGGCCAGATGGTGGAACAATGCTAATTAAAGTGCCTTTCTCCACTGCTGATTTGGGAGAGTGGAGAAAGATTGCAAAGGATTATAGAAGAGACCCGATAAGTGTAACCAGGCAGTTCCAATTTATCGTGAAACAACACAATCCCGATTGGAATgatatacaattattattgGAATatttgactgaaactgaaaaacagctagttttgaaaacagcaggaaatctGGCCGAAGACTATTATAAAATTACAGGAGGGGATGTTAAGGAACATTTCCCCCTCCAAGACCCAAAGTGGGATGCTAATAGATCGGCACATATGCAAAGATTACAGGAATATCAGGAATGGATTTTGAAGGGAATGGAGAGAGCAATTCCCAAAACTATAAACTGGTCAGCCTTATATGCAGTTAAGCAAACTCCTTCTGAGTCCCCATCTGAGTTCCTGGATCGGCTGAGGGATGTGATGCGCCGTAACACGCCGCTGGACTCTGGGTCTGAGGTAGGGATCCAGCAATTAGTTTCTTTATTCCTGGGTCAATCTACAGGGGACATAAGGCGAAAACTTCAAAAGCTGCGTTCTACAGAAGGTAGAAACTTGGAAATATTGTTGGATGAAGCGTGGAGGGTGTTTAGTAATAGAGAAGAATAA